ATGCACATGTTCTCGAAAGAGAAGCATTTCTACGGCGGTCACGGCATCGTCGGCGCCCAGGTCTCGCTCGGAACGGGTCTTGCCTTCGCAAACCGCTACCGCGGCAATGACAATGTCTCCATCGCCTATTTCGGTGACGGCGCTGCCAACCAGGGGCAGGTCTACGAGAGCTTCAACATGGCTGCTCTCTGGAAGCTGCCGATCGTCTATATCGTCGAGAACAACCGTTACGCCATGGGCACCTCGACCGCCCGCGCCACCGCGCAGTCGAATTACTCGCTTCGCGGATCCGGTTTCGGCATCCCCGGCATTCAGGTCGATGGCATGGACGTCCGCGCAGTCAAGGCGGCGGCCGACGAGGCGCTCGAGCATTGCCGTTCCGGCAAGGGCCCGATCATTCTCGAAATGCTGACCTATCGTTATCGCGGTCACTCGATGTCCGACCCGGCGAAGTATCGCTCCAAGGACGAAGTGCAGAAGATGCGCTCCGAGCATGACCCGATCGAACAGGTTAAGGCACGCCTCGTCGAAAAGGGCTGGGCTTCCGAAGACGATCTGAAGGCGATCGACAAGGATGTTCGCGATATCGTCGCCGACAGCGCCGATTTCGCCCAGGCCGATCCGGAGCCGGATGCATCCGAACTCTATACCGACATTCTGCTCTAATCGGGGAGGGAACCCATGCCTATCGATATCCTCATGCCCGCCCTCTCTCCGACCATGGAAGAAGGCACACTGTCCAAATGGCTGAAGCAGGAAGGTGACAAGGTCACCTCAGGCGACGTCATCGCCGAAATCGAAACCGACAAGGCGACGATGGAAGTCGAAGCCGTCGACGAAGGCGTCATCGGCAAGCTTCTGGTTCCTGCCGGAACCGAAGGCGTCAAGGTGAACGCCAAGATCGCCGTTCTTCTGCAGGACGGTGAATCCGCATCCGACATGTCTGCGTCCGCTCCGGCAGCAGCGCCGGCTGCTGCACCGCAGGCCGCGCAGGAGGAAAAGCCGGCTGCCGCAACTCCGGCATCCGCATCCGTTCCCGCCGAGCCGAAAGCCCAGGTGCAGAACGATCCGGAAATCCCGGCCGGCACCGAAATGGTGTCGACCACCGTGCGCGAAGCGCTGCGCGACGCCATGGCCGAGGAAATGCGCGCCGACGAAAACGTCTTCGTCATGGGCGAGGAAGTCGCCGAATACCAGGGCGCCTACAAGGTCACGCAGGGGCTGTTGCAGGAATTCGGCCCCCGCCGCGTCGTCGATACGCCGATCACCGAGCATGGCTTTGCCGGCGTCGGCGTCGGTGCCGCAATGGCCGGCCTTCGCCCGATCGTCGAATTCATGACCTTCAACTTCGCCATGCAGGCGATCGACCAGATCATCAACTCCGCTGCCAAGACGCTCTATATGTCCGGCGGCCAGATGGGCGCTCCGATCGTCTTCCGCGGCCCGAATGGTGCAGCGGCCCGTGTCGGCGCCCAGCACAGCCAGGATTATGCAGCCTGGTACAGCGCCATTCCCGGCCTGAAGGTCGTCATGCCCTACACGGCATCCGACGCCAAGGGCCTGCTGAAGGCTGCGATCCGCGATCCGAACCCGGTCATCTTCCTCGAAAACGAAATTCTCTACGGCCAGCACTTCGATGTGCCGAAGCTCGATAATTTCGTTCTGCCGATCGGCAAGGCCCGCATCCATCGTCCCGGCAAGGACGTCACCGTGGTCTCCTTCGGCATCGGCATGACCTATGCGATCAAGGCTGTCGCCGAACTCGAAAAGCTCGGCATCGATGTCGAACTGATCGACCTTCGCACTATCCGCCCGATGGACCTGCCGGCTGTTATCGAATCGGTGAAGAAAACCGGACGTCTCGTTACCGTCGAGGAAGGCTATCCGCAGTCCTCCGTGGGCACCGAAATCGCCACCCGCGTCATGCAGCAGGCCTTCGACTATCTCGATGCGCCGATCCTGACGATCGCAGGCAAGGACGTTCCGATGCCTTACGCCGCCAATCTCGAAAAGCTCGCCCTTCCGAACGTCGGCGAAGTGGTCGATGCGGTGAAGGCTGTTTGCTACAAATAAGGGGAGGGTGTTTCGATGCCGATCAATATCACG
This Rhizobium brockwellii DNA region includes the following protein-coding sequences:
- the pdhA gene encoding pyruvate dehydrogenase (acetyl-transferring) E1 component subunit alpha, with translation MAPRKTATVSSRKTAAKPAAKASNGGPVADFDRNEELKAYREMLLIRRFEEKAGQLYGMGFIGGFCHLYIGQEAVVVGMQMAQKDGDQVITAYRDHGHMLATGMEARGVMAELTGRRSGYSHGKGGSMHMFSKEKHFYGGHGIVGAQVSLGTGLAFANRYRGNDNVSIAYFGDGAANQGQVYESFNMAALWKLPIVYIVENNRYAMGTSTARATAQSNYSLRGSGFGIPGIQVDGMDVRAVKAAADEALEHCRSGKGPIILEMLTYRYRGHSMSDPAKYRSKDEVQKMRSEHDPIEQVKARLVEKGWASEDDLKAIDKDVRDIVADSADFAQADPEPDASELYTDILL
- a CDS encoding pyruvate dehydrogenase complex E1 component subunit beta; the encoded protein is MPIDILMPALSPTMEEGTLSKWLKQEGDKVTSGDVIAEIETDKATMEVEAVDEGVIGKLLVPAGTEGVKVNAKIAVLLQDGESASDMSASAPAAAPAAAPQAAQEEKPAAATPASASVPAEPKAQVQNDPEIPAGTEMVSTTVREALRDAMAEEMRADENVFVMGEEVAEYQGAYKVTQGLLQEFGPRRVVDTPITEHGFAGVGVGAAMAGLRPIVEFMTFNFAMQAIDQIINSAAKTLYMSGGQMGAPIVFRGPNGAAARVGAQHSQDYAAWYSAIPGLKVVMPYTASDAKGLLKAAIRDPNPVIFLENEILYGQHFDVPKLDNFVLPIGKARIHRPGKDVTVVSFGIGMTYAIKAVAELEKLGIDVELIDLRTIRPMDLPAVIESVKKTGRLVTVEEGYPQSSVGTEIATRVMQQAFDYLDAPILTIAGKDVPMPYAANLEKLALPNVGEVVDAVKAVCYK